Genomic window (Methanococcus voltae PS):
TTCCGTATGTAGTATTAGATATATTCAAATTCTCTATAATCATATTTGAACAATTTACAAGTATTACTTGTCCAGCATCTTCTGGAATTTTTTTAGAATTATTATTTTTGTAATAATAAATTGGTTTTCCATCTAATGTGTTATTTTTGATTATATGGTTATTCCAATACTTTATCTTTGAACCTAAAATTGTAAGGCCGTCAGAAGTAAATCTGTTAGATTGAACCGTATTATTAAAACATATGTCCAATACACAATCCATAATGTTTTCGTGGAATTCATTGTTTTCGATTGTATTAGTTGTACAATTTGTAGCAACGATAAGCCCTGCATCACTAAATTTTGAAATTGTGTTGTTACAAATTGTGTTGTTATTTGAATAATGCATTGAAATTCCATATCTTCCGGAATTAATGATATTGTTTGAAATATTACTATTATGTAAATTATACGTTAAAATATTTGCCATTGAATTATTGCCGATAGTAATGTTTTTAATAGTTATATTTGAACAGAAACCAATGTCTATACCTATTGAAACGTTATTTATTGTTAAATTTTCAAGAGTCATATTTGAACAATTTACAAGTATTACTTGTCCAGCATCTTCTGGAATACTTTTTTTAGAATTATTATTTTTGTAATAATAAATTGGTTTTCCATTGACTGTGTTATTTACTATCGTGTGATTAATCCATTGCGTAATATTACTGTTAAGCTTACCCTGATAATCTCCGCCAACACATATGCCAGCATTGTATAAAGTATTGTTTATTACAGTGTTATTTAATGTTCTGCCAATATCAATTCCAAAATGAGCATATGATACTGTATTATTATAAATTGTGTTGTTATTACTGCCCAGTACTGCTTCTATAGCTGTACGTGTTGAAAATGAGATGTTGTTATTTTTAATGGTGTTATTGGATGAATTCATAAGCGCGATTGAATCGTATGCCGAAATTATTGAATTATTTAAAATAAGTGAATTAGATGTATTCATAACACAAATTCC
Coding sequences:
- a CDS encoding NosD domain-containing protein — encoded protein: MKKSCFKLTFFVLLVSLVLSLNSVSADTAISGSCNITAPGTYYLTNDINPGELAKSQTIINIFCSNVTLDGKGYTINGNYNSYGIVVRNNSKFIKNITIKNFKIKNLNRFGICVMNTSNSLILNNSIISAYDSIALMNSSNNTIKNNNISFSTRTAIEAVLGSNNNTIYNNTVSYAHFGIDIGRTLNNTVINNTLYNAGICVGGDYQGKLNSNITQWINHTIVNNTVNGKPIYYYKNNNSKKSIPEDAGQVILVNCSNMTLENLTINNVSIGIDIGFCSNITIKNITIGNNSMANILTYNLHNSNISNNIINSGRYGISMHYSNNNTICNNTISKFSDAGLIVATNCTTNTIENNEFHENIMDCVLDICFNNTVQSNRFTSDGLTILGSKIKYWNNHIIKNNTLDGKPIYYYKNNNSKKIPEDAGQVILVNCSNMIIENLNISNTTYGITIIQGKNCNFTNNLLTGNDWGIYMYYSNNISFKNNNVSSNNLSGIFSINSHNNTLINNTVNSNLYGITLRTVFNNTLINNTVNSNQYVGTYLISSINNTLSSNLLKNNEIGIYLSNLNDNAIYNNIFNNTENIKTGIVVGLNYWNTTKENGG